In Candidatus Bathyarchaeota archaeon, a single genomic region encodes these proteins:
- a CDS encoding MBL fold metallo-hydrolase: MLSILGDFHPLLKNIYLIQGVGLCSNIYVINKGKLTLIDCGNGLTVNSIKIYLDKLSIKNVEQVILTHGHPDHTGGLREVLRYFKPKIFIHKLDFNLPFLTDKSLVTFVENNDEISIGDGKLNILHTPGHTAGSICLYEKENKILFSGDTVFPGGFFGRTDLPTGDSQSLIKSLKKLTELDVDFLLAGHEEPVFRNAKKHITSSFKAALSFFNEFNYL; encoded by the coding sequence TTGCTTTCTATTTTAGGAGATTTTCACCCGCTTCTTAAAAATATTTATTTAATTCAAGGAGTTGGGTTATGCTCAAATATTTATGTTATTAATAAAGGTAAATTAACTTTAATTGATTGCGGAAACGGTTTAACTGTGAACAGCATCAAAATATATTTAGATAAACTTTCAATAAAAAATGTTGAACAGGTAATTTTAACGCATGGTCATCCGGATCACACTGGTGGATTAAGGGAAGTTCTTCGTTATTTTAAACCAAAAATCTTCATTCATAAATTAGATTTTAATCTACCTTTTTTAACAGATAAATCTTTAGTAACATTTGTTGAAAATAATGATGAGATTTCAATAGGTGATGGAAAACTTAATATTTTGCATACGCCAGGTCACACAGCAGGAAGCATTTGTTTATATGAAAAAGAAAATAAAATTCTTTTCTCAGGAGACACAGTTTTCCCAGGAGGCTTCTTTGGTAGAACAGATTTGCCTACTGGTGATTCTCAATCATTAATTAAATCATTAAAGAAGTTAACAGAATTAGATGTAGATTTTCTTTTAGCAGGTCATGAGGAGCCGGTTTTTAGAAACGCTAAGAAGCATATAACTTCCTCTTTTAAGGCAGCTTTAAGCTTCTTTAATGAATTTAATTATTTGTAA
- the larE gene encoding ATP-dependent sacrificial sulfur transferase LarE, with amino-acid sequence MKEETGIKEKFDCLINILKNKESVLVAFSGGVDSTVVAAAAKIALKDKALAATINSPLIPLEEVEEALKTAKEIGISHVILEGNELEDPNFTCNSSNRCYFCKKNLAFKLRKLAKERGLKNIVDGTNAEDLKDYRPGWLALREEGVSSPLVEAGLTKEDVRKIAKILGLSIAGKPSSACLASRIPYGEKITLERLKRIADSERFIKKIVKVKQVRVRDHGIIARIEVDPKERRLFFNEKIMDEVSQKLRSLGFKFVALELEGYAQGNMNKLL; translated from the coding sequence ATGAAAGAAGAAACTGGCATTAAAGAAAAATTCGATTGTTTAATAAATATTTTAAAAAATAAAGAAAGCGTTCTTGTAGCTTTTTCTGGTGGAGTTGATAGCACTGTAGTAGCAGCTGCAGCAAAAATAGCTTTAAAAGATAAAGCTTTAGCTGCAACAATAAATTCTCCTCTTATTCCTTTAGAGGAGGTGGAGGAAGCTTTAAAAACTGCTAAAGAAATAGGAATTTCTCACGTAATTCTAGAAGGAAATGAACTTGAAGATCCAAATTTTACTTGCAACTCATCAAATAGATGCTATTTTTGCAAAAAAAATTTAGCATTTAAATTAAGGAAATTAGCTAAAGAAAGAGGATTAAAAAATATAGTTGATGGAACTAATGCTGAAGATCTTAAAGATTATAGGCCAGGATGGTTAGCTTTAAGAGAGGAAGGCGTATCTAGCCCTTTAGTTGAAGCTGGATTAACAAAAGAAGATGTAAGGAAAATAGCAAAGATTCTTGGTTTATCTATAGCTGGGAAACCATCTTCAGCTTGCTTAGCGTCTAGAATTCCTTATGGTGAAAAGATAACTTTAGAAAGGTTAAAAAGAATAGCTGACTCTGAAAGGTTTATTAAAAAAATAGTTAAAGTTAAACAAGTTAGAGTTAGAGACCATGGAATCATAGCTCGAATAGAGGTTGATCCAAAAGAGAGAAGGTTATTTTTTAATGAGAAAATTATGGATGAAGTGTCTCAAAAATTACGGTCGTTAGGGTTTAAGTTTGTAGCTTTAGAGCTTGAGGGATACGCTCAAGGAAACATGAATAAATTATTATAG
- a CDS encoding TATA-box-binding protein, producing MNYQEPSIEIKNVVASGDLKQQLDLETILKFSQGAAYRPQEFPGIIYRLRKPRTSVLIFNSGKIICTGAKSEKDAKKAIIKIVEEFKRNGLLILNQPKIEVQNIVATGDLSGRIDLEKTAFILKRTIYEPDQFPALIYRMEKPEVSALLFASGKIVCAGAKNEKEVKLAIIFLSENLEKEGAISHENLIPENSKLLKPQLIHA from the coding sequence TTGAATTATCAAGAACCTTCAATCGAAATAAAGAATGTTGTAGCTTCTGGAGACTTAAAGCAGCAGCTGGATTTAGAAACAATACTTAAATTCTCTCAAGGAGCAGCTTATAGACCTCAAGAATTCCCAGGGATTATTTATCGATTAAGAAAACCTAGAACATCAGTTTTAATATTCAATTCAGGAAAAATAATTTGCACAGGTGCTAAATCAGAAAAAGATGCTAAAAAAGCTATAATCAAAATTGTTGAAGAGTTTAAACGAAACGGTTTATTAATTCTTAATCAACCAAAAATAGAAGTTCAAAATATTGTAGCTACAGGCGATCTTTCTGGAAGAATAGATTTAGAGAAAACAGCATTTATACTAAAAAGAACGATTTATGAACCTGATCAATTTCCAGCTTTAATTTATAGAATGGAGAAACCTGAAGTTTCAGCGCTTTTATTTGCTAGTGGAAAAATTGTTTGTGCCGGAGCAAAAAATGAGAAGGAAGTTAAGCTTGCGATCATCTTTTTATCAGAAAATTTAGAGAAAGAAGGAGCTATTTCGCATGAAAACTTAATTCCTGAAAATAGCAAATTGCTTAAACCCCAATTAATTCACGCATAA
- a CDS encoding DUF116 domain-containing protein, with the protein MKFLSFSNKEKEGALMRLIEKLSENKVGEFALIKFEQLAAKSGVDEKRLLTLYLKAKNLAYKGLFSKIPFSDRVLLLPQCLRPKGCLALFGEFGYECKGCENCKLGELINFAKKLGYKGVYLISGGSVVSKIFEKIKPKACIGVACLKELVLGSFVAEKFGVIVQCIALSKDGCVNTEVEWNAVERVVELK; encoded by the coding sequence TTGAAGTTTTTATCATTTAGTAATAAGGAAAAAGAAGGCGCTTTAATGCGGTTGATTGAAAAGCTTTCTGAAAATAAGGTTGGAGAGTTTGCATTAATAAAATTTGAGCAGCTTGCAGCTAAATCTGGGGTTGACGAAAAACGTTTATTAACTCTTTATTTAAAAGCGAAAAATTTAGCTTATAAAGGTTTGTTTTCTAAAATTCCTTTTTCAGATAGAGTTTTGCTTTTACCTCAATGTTTAAGGCCTAAAGGTTGCTTAGCTTTATTTGGAGAGTTTGGTTATGAATGTAAAGGCTGCGAAAACTGTAAGCTTGGAGAATTAATTAATTTTGCTAAAAAATTAGGTTATAAAGGGGTTTACCTTATTTCTGGAGGAAGCGTTGTTTCAAAAATATTTGAGAAAATAAAGCCTAAAGCATGTATTGGCGTCGCTTGTTTAAAAGAATTAGTTTTAGGAAGTTTTGTTGCAGAAAAGTTTGGGGTAATAGTGCAGTGTATAGCTTTATCTAAGGATGGTTGCGTGAATACGGAAGTTGAATGGAATGCTGTGGAAAGAGTTGTTGAATTAAAATAG
- a CDS encoding DUF47 family protein — protein MAEKLLIWLTKKGGINTLKILSNHLTKVNEATLEFKKLLENIIEDKEKELIENMGKIFLIEEGADHLARNIARELQKGKLPPIDREDALHLLWKHEKIIDLTKEATLILKIIELDAKGKTPKELLKNYINLVENVINELNTYNLCLNKIATNTNEAYKLKIKVEEIEHLIDEEYFKIRRELHFKYGNQIETPLLILLKDILNIIERISDTIEDSSDLIQVIIARVSAMLFGSE, from the coding sequence TTGGCTGAAAAACTTCTAATTTGGCTAACTAAAAAAGGCGGAATAAACACGCTTAAAATACTTTCAAACCATTTAACCAAAGTTAATGAAGCGACGCTTGAATTTAAAAAACTTTTAGAAAATATAATTGAAGATAAAGAAAAAGAATTGATTGAAAATATGGGTAAAATCTTTTTAATAGAAGAGGGGGCTGATCATTTAGCTAGAAACATAGCTCGAGAACTTCAAAAAGGTAAGCTTCCACCAATAGACAGAGAAGATGCCCTTCATTTATTATGGAAGCATGAAAAAATTATTGATTTAACAAAAGAGGCAACGCTAATTCTTAAAATTATTGAGCTTGACGCTAAAGGAAAAACGCCTAAAGAACTTTTAAAAAATTACATAAATCTAGTTGAAAATGTAATTAACGAATTAAACACATATAACTTATGCTTAAACAAAATAGCCACTAATACTAATGAAGCGTATAAACTTAAAATTAAAGTTGAAGAAATAGAACATTTAATAGATGAGGAATATTTTAAAATAAGAAGAGAACTCCACTTTAAGTATGGAAACCAAATTGAAACACCCCTTCTCATACTTCTAAAAGATATATTAAACATAATTGAACGAATATCTGATACAATTGAAGATAGTAGCGATTTAATCCAAGTGATAATAGCCAGAGTTTCTGCGATGCTTTTCGGTTCAGAATAA
- a CDS encoding inorganic phosphate transporter produces MMDAFSMFIIIVAAALAFDLANGWHDGANSISVIVYTGGLKPHPAVVMSAIFNFIGPFIVGTTVAKTIGTEVIPEGKITLMLILAALISAIAWDILTWVWGLPVSSSHALIGGLVGAGVASYGIYGVKWYGLIEKVIIPLATSPLIGLFIGFFVMKSLSKLKTRFNNPGKLNKYFNHSQIPLAVFLSLSHGANDAQKTMGIIAMVLSVYYAIPFHVPTWVIVACAMAMAVGTYLDIKIWRIVKTLGEKVTQLEPIHGCSANLSSSLIIFLASLFGAPVSTTHIVTSSIAGVGAASGASKVNWRVFRDVMLAWVTTLPFCIGFSALTYFLLAKIF; encoded by the coding sequence ATGATGGATGCTTTTTCAATGTTTATAATCATAGTGGCTGCGGCGTTAGCTTTTGATTTAGCTAATGGATGGCATGATGGAGCAAACTCCATCTCAGTAATAGTTTATACTGGTGGGTTGAAGCCTCATCCTGCTGTTGTTATGTCTGCGATCTTTAATTTTATAGGTCCATTTATTGTTGGAACAACAGTTGCAAAAACGATAGGGACTGAAGTAATTCCTGAAGGAAAAATTACACTAATGTTAATTCTTGCAGCTCTTATAAGTGCAATTGCTTGGGATATTTTAACTTGGGTTTGGGGGTTGCCTGTAAGCTCAAGCCATGCTTTAATAGGTGGATTGGTTGGAGCTGGAGTAGCAAGCTATGGTATCTACGGAGTGAAATGGTATGGTTTAATTGAGAAGGTTATAATTCCTTTAGCTACAAGCCCTTTAATAGGATTATTTATAGGTTTTTTCGTTATGAAAAGCTTATCTAAACTTAAAACCAGATTTAACAACCCGGGCAAACTTAACAAATATTTCAATCATTCACAAATTCCTTTAGCTGTGTTTTTAAGCCTTAGCCACGGAGCTAATGACGCTCAAAAAACTATGGGTATAATTGCCATGGTTCTTTCAGTATATTATGCTATTCCTTTTCATGTCCCCACATGGGTTATAGTTGCTTGCGCTATGGCTATGGCTGTAGGAACTTATTTAGATATAAAAATCTGGAGAATAGTTAAAACCTTAGGAGAAAAAGTTACTCAGTTAGAGCCTATTCACGGCTGCTCAGCAAATCTTTCATCTTCATTAATTATTTTCTTAGCTTCTTTATTTGGCGCACCAGTTAGCACTACGCATATAGTAACTTCATCTATTGCTGGTGTAGGAGCAGCTTCTGGAGCATCAAAAGTTAATTGGAGAGTATTTAGAGATGTTATGTTGGCTTGGGTTACTACACTGCCTTTCTGTATAGGTTTTAGCGCTTTAACTTACTTTTTGCTTGCAAAAATTTTTTAA
- the hflX gene encoding GTPase HflX — protein sequence MKTVIVECKVPTLVSRVNEVSSMAEALGYDVIDKIIQKRRSINHSYCIGRGKLQELKKVVKERKVEVVVFCNTLSSAQAFKIKKELGQDVEVIDRNLLILELFKSRALSSEAKLQIKLAKLKYTFSWGREYLKLKGILNEQVGWSGPGDYPFNEYEKAAKRRISRIKKKLEEIKLKKDALRKRRHELGYPIVALAGYTQSGKTTFFNKLTFENKNVGLGPFTTLSTFARKINDLNFILIDSIGFIDDMHPIILDAFNATLNEIANADLILLFIDASDDFEILIRKMNTSDQILRRIGASSKMIICINKIDLVNKEKLEEIHKIVKRKFLGVKTVFISAKTGENLDELLKLIVENLKEEFKTLVYAR from the coding sequence ATGAAAACAGTTATAGTAGAATGCAAGGTGCCTACTCTAGTTTCAAGAGTAAACGAAGTCTCCTCTATGGCTGAAGCTTTAGGCTACGATGTTATCGATAAAATAATTCAAAAAAGAAGAAGCATTAATCACTCCTACTGTATTGGAAGAGGAAAACTGCAAGAGTTAAAGAAGGTTGTTAAAGAAAGAAAGGTGGAGGTTGTAGTTTTTTGCAACACTCTTTCAAGCGCTCAAGCATTTAAAATTAAGAAAGAATTAGGGCAAGATGTTGAAGTAATCGATAGAAACTTATTAATTTTAGAGCTTTTTAAAAGCAGAGCATTAAGCAGCGAAGCTAAACTCCAAATAAAGCTTGCTAAACTTAAATATACTTTTTCTTGGGGTAGAGAATACCTTAAGCTTAAAGGAATTTTAAATGAACAGGTTGGTTGGAGTGGCCCAGGCGATTATCCATTTAACGAATATGAAAAGGCAGCTAAGCGTAGAATAAGCAGAATTAAAAAGAAGCTTGAAGAAATTAAGCTTAAAAAAGATGCTTTACGCAAGAGAAGACATGAGTTAGGTTATCCAATAGTAGCTTTAGCAGGTTATACTCAAAGCGGAAAAACAACCTTCTTTAATAAATTAACATTTGAAAATAAAAACGTTGGGTTAGGGCCATTCACAACATTATCAACTTTCGCTAGAAAAATTAACGATTTAAACTTCATTCTCATAGATTCAATAGGTTTTATTGATGATATGCATCCGATAATTCTTGATGCTTTTAACGCTACTTTAAATGAGATTGCAAATGCAGATTTAATTTTATTATTTATCGATGCAAGCGATGATTTTGAAATCTTAATTAGGAAAATGAATACTTCAGATCAAATTTTAAGACGTATAGGCGCCAGCTCAAAAATGATCATCTGTATAAATAAAATAGATTTAGTTAACAAGGAAAAACTCGAGGAGATTCATAAAATTGTTAAAAGAAAGTTTCTAGGCGTTAAAACAGTGTTTATAAGCGCTAAAACAGGGGAAAACCTTGATGAATTATTAAAGCTTATAGTGGAGAATTTAAAAGAAGAATTCAAAACTCTTGTTTATGCACGTTAA
- a CDS encoding aminoglycoside phosphotransferase family protein, with translation MLDYKNLEKYLSSIYKSKVKLKKVSLLVEEEDRIEKKGVKAFGYGKPYLIEFKLGEERKAVVLETMKSDSFGHEFPYDRAQTLLFAYSTYNKLFKHVNSIDVGVFMRNGELNSLGNYEEFFILMEKIEGTPYYKDLEKIAKEESLTQLDELKAEALSNYLVEIHSLKFDAPNLYRRRLRELFGHGECIMGLIDNYPKEFINKKNFYLIAEKCFKRIWRIRDKTYRLCQVHGDFHPWNILFRKGIDFTVLDRSRGEWGEAADDLAAMSVNYLFFSLQTFGALEEGFEKLYLKFMENYLNKTGDEEVLEVIQPFYAWRALVLANPIWYPNLDLSVREKLFNFIHNILETEKFNIKDVNSYLNPV, from the coding sequence ATGTTGGATTATAAGAATCTGGAAAAGTATCTTTCAAGCATTTATAAATCTAAGGTGAAACTTAAGAAAGTAAGCTTGCTAGTTGAAGAGGAAGATCGAATTGAAAAGAAAGGCGTTAAAGCGTTTGGTTATGGAAAACCATATTTAATTGAATTTAAACTTGGTGAGGAAAGAAAAGCTGTTGTTTTAGAAACGATGAAAAGCGATAGTTTTGGACATGAGTTTCCTTATGATAGAGCTCAAACTCTTTTGTTTGCTTATTCAACTTATAATAAGCTTTTTAAACATGTGAACTCTATAGATGTTGGAGTTTTCATGAGAAATGGTGAGTTAAACTCGCTTGGAAACTATGAAGAATTCTTTATTTTAATGGAGAAGATTGAAGGAACACCCTATTATAAAGATTTAGAGAAAATTGCTAAAGAGGAAAGTTTAACTCAACTAGATGAGCTTAAAGCTGAAGCTTTATCAAATTATTTAGTTGAAATTCATTCCTTAAAATTTGATGCTCCAAACCTTTATAGAAGACGGCTTAGAGAGCTTTTTGGGCATGGAGAATGTATTATGGGTCTTATCGATAACTATCCTAAGGAATTTATAAACAAAAAAAACTTTTATTTAATAGCTGAAAAATGCTTTAAGAGAATTTGGAGAATTAGAGATAAAACATATCGTTTATGTCAAGTTCATGGAGATTTTCATCCTTGGAACATTCTTTTCAGAAAAGGAATAGATTTCACAGTTTTAGATAGGAGCAGAGGAGAATGGGGTGAAGCTGCTGACGATTTAGCAGCGATGAGCGTAAATTATCTTTTCTTTTCTCTTCAAACCTTTGGTGCGCTGGAGGAGGGTTTTGAAAAGCTTTACTTAAAGTTTATGGAAAACTATTTGAATAAAACTGGTGATGAAGAAGTTTTAGAGGTTATTCAACCATTTTATGCTTGGAGAGCTTTAGTTTTAGCTAACCCAATTTGGTATCCGAATTTAGACTTAAGTGTTAGAGAAAAGCTATTCAACTTTATTCATAACATTCTTGAAACGGAAAAATTCAATATAAAAGATGTAAATTCATATTTAAATCCGGTTTAA
- a CDS encoding adenylyl-sulfate kinase, translating into MVGWAVWITGLPGSGKSTIANELSKKLKKEKINFQLLSIEEARRFLTPTPSYSEEERKIVYNALVFTTKLLTRNGINVIIDATGNRRSYRDNAREKIKKFMEIYVKCPLKICMKREKFRKKTYGAPKAIYKKALTGKSLTVPGVGVPYEEPLNPEVTIDSVRLNPKEAAEKIFNEIKKRWG; encoded by the coding sequence TTGGTTGGCTGGGCTGTTTGGATAACAGGTTTACCAGGCTCAGGAAAATCTACAATAGCGAATGAATTAAGCAAAAAGCTTAAAAAAGAAAAGATAAACTTTCAGCTTCTTTCAATAGAAGAAGCCCGAAGATTTTTAACTCCTACTCCATCTTATTCTGAAGAAGAAAGAAAAATTGTTTATAACGCTTTAGTTTTTACAACTAAGCTTTTAACTCGAAATGGGATAAATGTTATAATTGATGCTACTGGAAATAGAAGAAGTTATAGAGATAATGCTAGAGAAAAAATTAAAAAGTTTATGGAGATTTATGTTAAATGTCCTTTAAAAATATGCATGAAAAGAGAAAAATTCAGGAAAAAAACTTATGGAGCGCCTAAAGCCATCTATAAAAAAGCTTTAACTGGAAAAAGCTTAACTGTTCCAGGGGTTGGTGTACCTTATGAAGAGCCTTTAAATCCTGAAGTTACAATTGACTCAGTTAGGTTAAATCCTAAAGAAGCTGCAGAGAAAATATTTAATGAAATTAAGAAAAGGTGGGGTTAA
- a CDS encoding threonine synthase codes for MSYFFNCINCGFKFESEEIEYYCPKCNDLLEILYNLEKLRNLVSREKLEERVLSVWKYKELLPIKDLSKIVSLGEGGTTLHKCENLSKILNLKNLFVKNEGENPTGSFKDRGMTVAISKALERNIKIVACASTGNTSASLAAYAAKAGIKSVVLIPEGKVALGKIIQAIIHGAKIIQINGNFDEALKAVKELVKAYPQTCLLNSINPFRIEGQKTLAMEICSQLGYNAPDAVILPVGNAGNISAVWKGFYEFKELGLIQKVPRIIGIQADKAAPLVKAFKEGRNEISIISNPETIATAIKIGAPASWKKALKAVKHSNGLLEAVTDDEIIEAQKLLARREGIFVEPASAASIAGLKKLLENNQLNGYENIVCITTGHGLKDPETVLKTCVEPLIKAFPTIKSLKETLEKVESF; via the coding sequence TTGAGTTATTTTTTTAATTGTATAAATTGTGGATTTAAATTTGAATCAGAAGAAATTGAATATTATTGCCCTAAATGTAATGATCTTCTTGAAATTCTTTATAATTTAGAGAAGTTAAGAAACCTTGTTTCTAGAGAAAAACTTGAAGAACGCGTTTTATCCGTTTGGAAGTATAAAGAACTTTTACCAATAAAAGATTTATCTAAAATTGTTTCTCTTGGAGAAGGAGGTACAACGCTTCATAAATGTGAAAATTTAAGTAAAATTCTTAATTTAAAAAATTTATTCGTAAAAAATGAAGGGGAAAACCCTACAGGCTCATTTAAAGATAGAGGAATGACTGTTGCCATCTCTAAAGCTTTAGAAAGAAATATTAAAATTGTTGCATGCGCTTCTACAGGCAATACTTCAGCTTCATTAGCAGCTTATGCAGCTAAAGCAGGAATTAAAAGCGTTGTTCTTATTCCTGAAGGCAAGGTTGCTTTAGGAAAAATTATTCAGGCAATTATTCATGGAGCTAAAATAATTCAAATAAATGGAAATTTTGATGAAGCTTTAAAAGCTGTTAAAGAATTGGTAAAAGCTTACCCTCAAACATGCCTTTTAAATTCCATTAACCCATTTAGAATAGAGGGGCAAAAAACTTTAGCTATGGAAATTTGCAGTCAATTAGGTTATAATGCTCCTGACGCAGTTATTCTTCCGGTTGGAAACGCTGGAAATATAAGCGCTGTTTGGAAGGGCTTCTATGAATTTAAAGAATTAGGGTTAATTCAAAAGGTTCCAAGGATTATTGGAATTCAAGCGGATAAAGCAGCGCCTTTAGTTAAAGCCTTTAAAGAAGGAAGAAATGAAATTTCCATAATAAGCAATCCTGAAACAATTGCTACAGCAATAAAAATTGGTGCACCAGCAAGTTGGAAGAAGGCTTTAAAAGCTGTTAAGCATTCAAATGGATTGTTGGAAGCAGTTACTGATGATGAAATTATAGAAGCTCAAAAACTTTTAGCTAGAAGAGAGGGAATATTTGTTGAACCTGCAAGCGCAGCTTCTATAGCTGGTTTAAAAAAGCTTTTGGAGAATAATCAATTAAACGGTTACGAAAATATTGTTTGCATAACAACAGGGCATGGATTAAAAGATCCAGAGACAGTTCTTAAAACATGCGTTGAACCATTAATTAAGGCTTTCCCAACTATAAAATCTTTAAAAGAAACCTTAGAAAAGGTGGAAAGCTTTTAA
- a CDS encoding homoserine dehydrogenase, which translates to MKIVIIGFGVVGKALAKILMNKKEELIKSYGVHPKVVAIVDRGGALINPEGLDLNLAFKADEYGGTVASDENYGYKDVKAIDVIDEVESDVIIELTPTNIKDGQPGLTHIEAALKKAVHVITVNKGPLALALPALMDLANYNKVFLKFSGTVGGGTPVLDLAKKCLIGDKIISVKGVLNGTTNYILTKMHKEELSMEEALKEAQKLGYAEADPSYDVEGIDSACKLVIIANWIMNKRISIKDVKIEGIRKVTLKDVNEAKKRGSFIKLIGEINEEAFVKPMEISTANPLCVNGTLNAVSFNAENSGEITIVGKGAGGRETASAIIRDLIDIKLNLLKLFGG; encoded by the coding sequence ATGAAAATTGTTATTATAGGATTTGGAGTTGTAGGCAAAGCTCTTGCAAAAATTTTAATGAATAAAAAAGAAGAGTTGATTAAAAGTTACGGTGTTCATCCAAAGGTTGTCGCAATAGTTGATCGTGGAGGCGCATTAATAAATCCTGAAGGGTTAGATTTAAATTTAGCATTTAAAGCTGATGAATATGGAGGAACTGTTGCTTCAGATGAAAATTATGGATATAAAGATGTAAAAGCGATAGATGTGATCGATGAAGTGGAAAGCGATGTAATAATTGAGTTAACTCCAACAAATATTAAAGATGGGCAGCCTGGTTTAACTCATATAGAAGCAGCGCTTAAAAAAGCTGTTCATGTTATAACAGTTAATAAAGGTCCCTTAGCTTTAGCTTTACCAGCCTTAATGGATTTAGCGAATTATAATAAAGTATTTTTAAAGTTTAGTGGAACCGTTGGAGGAGGAACGCCTGTGTTAGATTTAGCTAAAAAATGTTTAATCGGTGATAAAATTATTTCAGTTAAAGGTGTATTAAATGGGACAACAAATTATATTCTTACAAAAATGCATAAAGAAGAGTTATCTATGGAGGAAGCTTTAAAAGAGGCTCAAAAACTTGGTTACGCTGAAGCAGACCCCTCTTATGATGTTGAAGGCATAGATTCTGCTTGTAAGCTTGTTATAATAGCAAATTGGATTATGAATAAAAGAATTTCAATTAAAGATGTTAAAATAGAAGGAATTAGAAAAGTAACTTTAAAAGATGTAAATGAAGCTAAGAAAAGAGGAAGCTTCATTAAATTGATTGGAGAAATAAATGAAGAAGCTTTTGTTAAACCTATGGAGATTTCAACTGCAAACCCGCTGTGTGTAAATGGAACTTTAAACGCGGTGTCATTTAATGCTGAAAACTCTGGAGAAATCACTATTGTTGGGAAAGGAGCAGGAGGAAGAGAAACTGCAAGCGCAATAATTAGAGATTTAATAGATATTAAGTTAAATTTACTAAAGTTGTTTGGGGGTTAA